The Ananas comosus cultivar F153 linkage group 7, ASM154086v1, whole genome shotgun sequence genome has a window encoding:
- the LOC109712474 gene encoding transcription factor bHLH123-like codes for MADDLDARICRGGSWWFNPGPSSSGGGGGFVDAPGSVSCSTAIADAPRGSALPSDHVGSSFADSFSLSAHFMDWGHDQLRSSGKAENSFHAMLQEDMSTRPYNFRQGSIEPELEPSMSQNFLLDHHQHHPSSTNDPAPDCSVITSYALAPTAYGCPPVMHLQTLLEADAKPQQSVYYDQPTETPMATAFHGTNWPVLKDQEGSSNPLHFSNNTPFWNASATAVNEAKSGFYPNSVPSQFVMPAFEPKLPSCSNFMVKSNRDASMPKKSGSETALKKPRVEAPSPLPTFKVRKEKLGDRITALQQLVSPFGKTDTASVLHEAIEYIKFLHNQVGLLSTPYLKNGQPMQQQQSAEKSKEGDESKKDLRSRGLCLVPVPSTYPMASEATVEFWHPTFGGTFSHYC; via the exons aTGGCAGATGATCTTGACGCAAGGATATGCAGAGGAGGGAGCTGGTGGTTCAATCCCGGCCCGAGCAgcagcggcggtggtggcggctTCGTCGACGCGCCAGGCTCCGTCTCGTGCTCAACAGCTATCGCAGATGCCCCCCGAGGATCTGCTCTTCCTTCTGATCATGTCGGCTCGTCGTTCGCCgactccttctccctctccgcTCACTTCATGGATTGGGGGCATGATCAATT AAGAAGCAGTGGAAAAGCTGAGAACAGCTTCCATGCCATGCTCCAAGAAGATATGAGCACAAGGCCCTACAATTTCCGGCAGGGTTCGATCGAGCCCGAGCTCGAACCAAGCATGAGCCAGAATTTCCTACTAGATCACCACCAACACCACCCGAGCTCGACCAACGATCCCGCGCCCGACTGTAGTGTCATCACTAGCTATGCCCTAGCTCCGACGGCCTACGGTTGCCCGCCGGTCATGCATCTGCAAACCCTACTCGAAGCTGATGCAAAGCCCCAGCAGTCGGTTTACTATGACCAGCCCACCGAAACTCCGATGGCCACGGCGTTCCACGGCACTAATTGGCCAGTATTGAAGGATCAAGAAGGTAGTAGTAATCCGCTGCACTTCTCCAATAACACTCCCTTTTGGAATGCATCGGCGACCGCTGTCAACGAAGCCAAGTCCGGGTTCTACCCTAATTCGGTGCCGTCGCAGTTCGTCATGCCGGCGTTTGAGCCGAAACTGCCCAGCTGCAGTAATTTCATGGTGAAg TCAAATCGAGATGCATCGATGCCAAAGAAGAGCGGAAGCGAAACTGCATTAAAAAAGCCCCGAGTGGAAGCTCCATCCCCGTTACCGACCTTCAAA GTGAGGAAGGAAAAATTAGGGGACCGCATTACTGCACTTCAACAGCTAGTCTCACCTTTTGGAAAG ACCGACACAGCATCGGTTCTACACGAAGCGATCGAATACATTAAGTTCCTCCACAATCAAGTCGGG CTCCTAAGCACACCATATTTGAAGAATGGGCAACCCATGCAACAACAACAG AGCGCGGAGAAGTCTAAAGAAGGCGATGAATCGAAGAAGGACCTCCGGAGCCGAGGATTGTGTCTTGTTCCAGTCCCGAGCACTTATCCGATGGCGAGCGAGGCCACGGTCGAGTTCTGGCACCCTACCTTTGGAGGAACATTCAG CCATTATTGTTGA
- the LOC109713332 gene encoding NAD(P)H dehydrogenase (quinone) FQR1 has translation MYGHVEKLAEEIKKGASSVEGVEAKLWQVPETLPEEVLAKMSAPPKSDIPIITPNELAEADGILFGFPTRFGMMAAQFKAFLDATGGLWRMQQLAGKPAGLFYSTGSQGGGQETTPLTAITQLAHHGMIFVPIGYTFGAGMFEMEKIKGGSPYGSGTFAGDGSRLPSELELEQAFHQGKYFASIAKKLKGSA, from the exons ATGTATGGACATGTCGAGAAACTAGCTGAAGAGATTAAAAAAGGTGCCTCGTCTGTTGAAGGAGTCGAAGCAAAGCTGTGGCAG GTACCTGAGACACTCCCGGAAGAAGTGCTTGCGAAGATGAGTGCTCCTCCTAAAAGCGACATCCCCATTATCACGCCCAATGAACTAGCTGAAGCTGACGGAATCCTCTTCGGGTTCCCTACGAGGTTTGGTATGATGGCCGCCCAATTCAAAGCATTCCTCGATGCGACTGGTGGCCTCTGGAGAATGCAGCAGCTCGCAGGCAAGCCCGCTGGTCTCTTCTACAGCACTGGTTCACAAGGCGGCGGTCAAGAGACTACCCC GTTGACAGCCATTACTCAACTGGCCCACCACGGAATGATCTTTGTGCCTATCGGCTACACTTTCGGGGCTGGCATGTTCGAGATGGAGAAAATAAAAGGAGGTAGCCCCTACGGTTCCGGTACTTTTGCTGGAGACGGTTCGAGGCTACCATCTGAGCTCGAACTCGAACAAGCCTTTCATCAGGGCAAGTACTTTGCATCCATCGCAAAGAAGCTCAAAGGATCAGCCTAA
- the LOC109712364 gene encoding receptor-like serine/threonine-protein kinase SD1-8 isoform X1, with product MMNTLIPCSSSSCSNSSSSSTPLCLVLLLLLLSISCTTARSRDTITVDSPLAENETLVSAGGYFALGFFNPPNNPDRYIGIWYNTIPTQTVVWVANRLDPVDASPSFLSLSPDGILTLSSPNSSTPLSTTATTLTNPVAQLLDTGNFVVREATDGGDAAAWQSFDYPTDTLIAGMKLGVDRRRGLNWTLTAWRSGSDPAPGEYYAAMDTAGDPEVFLYSVAGRARIWRTGPWDGVQFSGVPDTVTYQDFAFTFTNDADEVSYSFNVLNRSIISRLVVNQTGVVQRSIWLASGRVWNIFWYAPRDPCDDVSACGPYGLCDPNDSPMCSCVQGFEPRSPQDWALRDGSGGCVRRTRLDCANRTDGFAKVSHVKLPDTTNCTVDPTVGLDRCAARCSANCSCTAYAAANVSGGARSGCVMWHSELTDMRVYVGTGQDLYVRLAAADLGSAPSQSGKSDHAPIALIVGLTVVAFLLACAGCYIWRRRKLRKSGPGTSASTISFSHEQRKEESIQDSDIELPLFDLGTIAVATEGFSNTNKLGEGGFGPVYRGKLGDGQEIAVKTLAKTSVQGLDEFKNEVMLIAKLQHRNLVRLLGCCIQGEERMLIYEYMENKSLDMFLFADKAYSASLNWQTRYRIIEGIARGLVYLHQDSRFRVIHRDLKASNILLDKEMSPKISDFGMARIFGGDETEVNTRKVVGTYGYMSPEYAMDGIFSVKSDVFSFGVLVLEIISGRRNRGAYVDSSHLNLLAHAWSLWNEGKSLELVDDSMDYSFLANEVLKCAHIGLLCVQEHPEDRPLMSAVVLMLGSDGASLPTPKQPGFARRRIQLDTESSSSKQDSITLNDMTITMIEGR from the exons ATGATGAATACATTAATCCCATGCAGCAGTAGCAGTTGCAGTAACAGTAGCAGCAGTAGCACTCCTCTCTGCCTCGTCCTATTGTTACTTCTGCTCTCCATCTCATGCACTACTGCTCGCTCGCGGGACACGATAACTGTAGACAGTCCGCTCGCGGAGAACGAGACGCTCGTCTCCGCGGGCGGCTACTTCGCCCTCGGCTTCTTCAACCCCCCAAACAACCCCGACCGCTACATCGGCATCTGGTACAACACCATCCCCACGCAAACCGTCGTCTGGGTCGCCAACCGCCTCGACCCCGTCGACGCCTCCccctccttcctctctctctcccccgacggcattctcaccctctcctcCCCCAACTCCTCCACCCCACTCTCCACCACCGCAACTACCTTAACCAACCCCGTAGCCCAACTGTTGGACACCGGTAACTTCGTCGTGCGAGAAGCGACCGACGGCGGCGATGCGGCCGCGTGGCAGAGCTTCGACTATCCGACGGACACGCTGATAGCCGGGATGAAGCTGGGGGTTGACCGGCGGCGGGGGCTGAACTGGACGCTGACCGCCTGGCGAAGCGGGTCGGACCCGGCCCCGGGCGAGTACTACGCGGCGATGGACACGGCGGGGGACCCGGAGGTGTTCCTCTACTCCGTAGCGGGTCGGGCGCGGATCTGGCGAACGGGCCCGTGGGACGGGGTCCAGTTCAGCGGCGTCCCGGACACGGTCACGTACCAGGACTTCGCGTTCACGTTCACCAACGACGCCGACGAGGTCTCCTACAGCTTCAACGTCCTGAACCGGTCCATCATCTCCCGGCTCGTCGTGAACCAGACCGGGGTCGTGCAGCGGTCCATCTGGCTCGCGTCGGGCCGGGTGTGGAACATCTTCTGGTACGCGCCGCGGGACCCGTGCGACGACGTGTCCGCCTGCGGGCCCTACGGGCTGTGCGACCCCAACGACTCCCCCATGTGCAGCTGCGTGCAGGGGTTCGAGCCGCGGTCGCCGCAGGACTGGGCGCTGCGGGACGGGTCGGGCGGGTGCGTGCGGAGGACGCGGCTCGACTGCGCCAACCGCACCGACGGGTTCGCCAAGGTGAGCCACGTGAAGCTCCCGGACACCACGAACTGTACGGTGGACCCGACCGTGGGGCTCGACCGGTGCGCCGCCAGGTGTTCGGCGAATTGCTCGTGCACCGCCTACGCGGCCGCGAATGTCAGCGGTGGGGCCCGGAGTGGGTGCGTTATGTGGCACTCCGAGCTCACCGACATGCGGGTCTACGTAGGCACGGGGCAGGATCTGTACGTACGCTTGGCCGCGGCTGATCTAG GTTCAGCCCCAAGCCAGTCTGGCAAGAGTGATCATGCACCCATTGCACTCATTGTAGGCCTTACTGTAGTGGCATTCCTACTAGCATGTGCTGGTTGCTATATCTGGAGAAGAAGGAAACTTAGGAAATCAG GTCCAGGCACGTCGGCGAGTACTATTTCCTTCAGCCATGAACAGCGCAAGGAGGAAAGTATTCAAGATAGTGATATAGAGTTGCCATTATTTGATTTGGGCACTATCGCGGTTGCTACtgaggggttctctaacacaaATAAACTcggagaaggtggatttggaccAGTTTACAGG GGTAAGCTTGGCGACGGACAAGAAATAGCTGTGAAAACGCTTGCAAAAACTTCAGTGCAAGGTCTCGACGAGTTCAAGAACGAGGTCATGCTGATAGCAAAACTTCAGCATAGGAATCTTGTTAGGCTACTTGGTTGCTGCATccaaggagaggagaggatgCTTATATATGAATACATGGAAAACAAAAGCTTGGATATGTTTTTGTTCG CAGATAAAGCTTACAGCGCATCACTAAATTGGCAAACGCGGTATCGGATAATTGAGGGGATTGCTCGAGGGCTTGTTTACCTTCACCAGGATTCAAGATTTAGAGTTATTCATAGAGATTTAAAGGCTAGTAATATTCTTCTTGATAAGGAGATGAGCCCCAAAATCTCAGACTTTGGCATGGCACGAATTTTTGGCGGTGACGAGACCGAAGTCAATACAAGAAAAGTAGTTGGTACCTA TGGATATATGTCTCCGGAATACGCAATGGATGGAATTTTTTCAGTAAAATCCGACGTATTCAGTTTTGGGGTTTTAGTGTTAGAAATTATTAGTGGAAGGAGGAACAGAGGAGCATATGTTGATTCCTCACACCTTAATCTTCTTGCTCAT GCATGGAGTTTATGGAATGAGGGGAAGAGTTTAGAACTAGTAGACGATTCTATGGATTATTCCTTCCTCGCAAATGAAGTTCTAAAATGTGCGCACATTGGTCTTTTGTGTGTTCAAGAGCACCCCGAGGATCGTCCCCTGATGTCGGCGGTCGTTTTGATGCTTGGTAGTGATGGAGCATCACTGCCAACTCCGAAACAGCCCGGTTTTGCAAGGAGGAGGATTCAGCTCGATACGGAATCATCATCAAGCAAGCAAGATTCTATCACGTTGAACGATATGACTATAACCATGATCGAAGGTCGATAG
- the LOC109712364 gene encoding receptor-like serine/threonine-protein kinase SD1-8 isoform X2: MMNTLIPCSSSSCSNSSSSSTPLCLVLLLLLLSISCTTARSRDTITVDSPLAENETLVSAGGYFALGFFNPPNNPDRYIGIWYNTIPTQTVVWVANRLDPVDASPSFLSLSPDGILTLSSPNSSTPLSTTATTLTNPVAQLLDTGNFVVREATDGGDAAAWQSFDYPTDTLIAGMKLGVDRRRGLNWTLTAWRSGSDPAPGEYYAAMDTAGDPEVFLYSVAGRARIWRTGPWDGVQFSGVPDTVTYQDFAFTFTNDADEVSYSFNVLNRSIISRLVVNQTGVVQRSIWLASGRVWNIFWYAPRDPCDDVSACGPYGLCDPNDSPMCSCVQGFEPRSPQDWALRDGSGGCVRRTRLDCANRTDGFAKVSHVKLPDTTNCTVDPTVGLDRCAARCSANCSCTAYAAANVSGGARSGCVMWHSELTDMRVYVGTGQDLYVRLAAADLGSAPSQSGKSDHAPIALIVGLTVVAFLLACAGCYIWRRRKLRKSGPGTSASTISFSHEQRKEESIQDSDIELPLFDLGTIAVATEGFSNTNKLGEGGFGPVYRGKLGDGQEIAVKTLAKTSVQGLDEFKNEVMLIAKLQHRNLVRLLGCCIQGEERMLIYEYMENKSLDMFLFDKAYSASLNWQTRYRIIEGIARGLVYLHQDSRFRVIHRDLKASNILLDKEMSPKISDFGMARIFGGDETEVNTRKVVGTYGYMSPEYAMDGIFSVKSDVFSFGVLVLEIISGRRNRGAYVDSSHLNLLAHAWSLWNEGKSLELVDDSMDYSFLANEVLKCAHIGLLCVQEHPEDRPLMSAVVLMLGSDGASLPTPKQPGFARRRIQLDTESSSSKQDSITLNDMTITMIEGR; the protein is encoded by the exons ATGATGAATACATTAATCCCATGCAGCAGTAGCAGTTGCAGTAACAGTAGCAGCAGTAGCACTCCTCTCTGCCTCGTCCTATTGTTACTTCTGCTCTCCATCTCATGCACTACTGCTCGCTCGCGGGACACGATAACTGTAGACAGTCCGCTCGCGGAGAACGAGACGCTCGTCTCCGCGGGCGGCTACTTCGCCCTCGGCTTCTTCAACCCCCCAAACAACCCCGACCGCTACATCGGCATCTGGTACAACACCATCCCCACGCAAACCGTCGTCTGGGTCGCCAACCGCCTCGACCCCGTCGACGCCTCCccctccttcctctctctctcccccgacggcattctcaccctctcctcCCCCAACTCCTCCACCCCACTCTCCACCACCGCAACTACCTTAACCAACCCCGTAGCCCAACTGTTGGACACCGGTAACTTCGTCGTGCGAGAAGCGACCGACGGCGGCGATGCGGCCGCGTGGCAGAGCTTCGACTATCCGACGGACACGCTGATAGCCGGGATGAAGCTGGGGGTTGACCGGCGGCGGGGGCTGAACTGGACGCTGACCGCCTGGCGAAGCGGGTCGGACCCGGCCCCGGGCGAGTACTACGCGGCGATGGACACGGCGGGGGACCCGGAGGTGTTCCTCTACTCCGTAGCGGGTCGGGCGCGGATCTGGCGAACGGGCCCGTGGGACGGGGTCCAGTTCAGCGGCGTCCCGGACACGGTCACGTACCAGGACTTCGCGTTCACGTTCACCAACGACGCCGACGAGGTCTCCTACAGCTTCAACGTCCTGAACCGGTCCATCATCTCCCGGCTCGTCGTGAACCAGACCGGGGTCGTGCAGCGGTCCATCTGGCTCGCGTCGGGCCGGGTGTGGAACATCTTCTGGTACGCGCCGCGGGACCCGTGCGACGACGTGTCCGCCTGCGGGCCCTACGGGCTGTGCGACCCCAACGACTCCCCCATGTGCAGCTGCGTGCAGGGGTTCGAGCCGCGGTCGCCGCAGGACTGGGCGCTGCGGGACGGGTCGGGCGGGTGCGTGCGGAGGACGCGGCTCGACTGCGCCAACCGCACCGACGGGTTCGCCAAGGTGAGCCACGTGAAGCTCCCGGACACCACGAACTGTACGGTGGACCCGACCGTGGGGCTCGACCGGTGCGCCGCCAGGTGTTCGGCGAATTGCTCGTGCACCGCCTACGCGGCCGCGAATGTCAGCGGTGGGGCCCGGAGTGGGTGCGTTATGTGGCACTCCGAGCTCACCGACATGCGGGTCTACGTAGGCACGGGGCAGGATCTGTACGTACGCTTGGCCGCGGCTGATCTAG GTTCAGCCCCAAGCCAGTCTGGCAAGAGTGATCATGCACCCATTGCACTCATTGTAGGCCTTACTGTAGTGGCATTCCTACTAGCATGTGCTGGTTGCTATATCTGGAGAAGAAGGAAACTTAGGAAATCAG GTCCAGGCACGTCGGCGAGTACTATTTCCTTCAGCCATGAACAGCGCAAGGAGGAAAGTATTCAAGATAGTGATATAGAGTTGCCATTATTTGATTTGGGCACTATCGCGGTTGCTACtgaggggttctctaacacaaATAAACTcggagaaggtggatttggaccAGTTTACAGG GGTAAGCTTGGCGACGGACAAGAAATAGCTGTGAAAACGCTTGCAAAAACTTCAGTGCAAGGTCTCGACGAGTTCAAGAACGAGGTCATGCTGATAGCAAAACTTCAGCATAGGAATCTTGTTAGGCTACTTGGTTGCTGCATccaaggagaggagaggatgCTTATATATGAATACATGGAAAACAAAAGCTTGGATATGTTTTTGTTCG ATAAAGCTTACAGCGCATCACTAAATTGGCAAACGCGGTATCGGATAATTGAGGGGATTGCTCGAGGGCTTGTTTACCTTCACCAGGATTCAAGATTTAGAGTTATTCATAGAGATTTAAAGGCTAGTAATATTCTTCTTGATAAGGAGATGAGCCCCAAAATCTCAGACTTTGGCATGGCACGAATTTTTGGCGGTGACGAGACCGAAGTCAATACAAGAAAAGTAGTTGGTACCTA TGGATATATGTCTCCGGAATACGCAATGGATGGAATTTTTTCAGTAAAATCCGACGTATTCAGTTTTGGGGTTTTAGTGTTAGAAATTATTAGTGGAAGGAGGAACAGAGGAGCATATGTTGATTCCTCACACCTTAATCTTCTTGCTCAT GCATGGAGTTTATGGAATGAGGGGAAGAGTTTAGAACTAGTAGACGATTCTATGGATTATTCCTTCCTCGCAAATGAAGTTCTAAAATGTGCGCACATTGGTCTTTTGTGTGTTCAAGAGCACCCCGAGGATCGTCCCCTGATGTCGGCGGTCGTTTTGATGCTTGGTAGTGATGGAGCATCACTGCCAACTCCGAAACAGCCCGGTTTTGCAAGGAGGAGGATTCAGCTCGATACGGAATCATCATCAAGCAAGCAAGATTCTATCACGTTGAACGATATGACTATAACCATGATCGAAGGTCGATAG